In one window of Fibrobacter sp. UWH4 DNA:
- the atzF gene encoding allophanate hydrolase, with product MDLRISSLLNAYRSGATTPRAVIEYVLAEMEKAPAQIWISRLSKEALEKYLEPLEKFSEFPEDKPLFGIPFAIKDNIDVEGLESTSACPAYAYTAAKNSFVVSRLIEAGAIPVGKTNMDQFATGLVGTRSPYGAIPNRYAPEYISGGSSSGSAASLAYELCSFALGTDTAGSGRVPAAFNKLVGVKPTRGLLSTNGVIPACRSLDCVSIFALDIEDAKMVLNVAQGEDPEDPYSREAPWNANAELRARLTEKWTFGVPDTLEFFGNEGYREAFEKAVCAFERAGGTKVVVPFEPFLKAARLLYEGPWVFERYNAVGKFIEEHSDEIHPVTKAIISPKQIPHPSEVFEGFHKLQAYKKITDKIISSVDFLLTPTAGTIYKTDEVESNPIALNSNLGYYTNYMNLLDYSALAIPAEDATGKDENATSLPFGVTLVGKAFDDYKLLDAAEAAKPFLEKRIPLAVCGAHLRGCRLYWELSRATFLKGTRTAPEYRMFTFNDHGIQKPALVSCPKGEGHSFYIEIYGLTAEDFGNFVSRIPKPLCIGKIKTIDGTLVSGFLSDTSMGEWIYDKKAVDISEYGDWRKYIAATKK from the coding sequence ATGGACCTCAGAATATCATCCCTCTTAAACGCATACCGCAGCGGGGCGACAACTCCACGCGCCGTCATCGAATACGTCCTTGCCGAAATGGAAAAGGCACCCGCACAAATCTGGATCAGCCGCCTTTCGAAGGAGGCCCTGGAAAAATACCTGGAACCGCTCGAAAAGTTTTCCGAATTTCCCGAAGACAAGCCGCTTTTCGGAATTCCATTCGCCATCAAGGACAACATCGACGTGGAAGGTCTCGAAAGCACCTCGGCATGCCCCGCCTACGCCTATACGGCAGCAAAAAATTCATTTGTCGTAAGCCGCCTGATTGAAGCTGGCGCCATCCCGGTCGGAAAGACGAACATGGACCAGTTCGCCACGGGACTCGTCGGAACACGCAGCCCCTACGGAGCCATTCCCAACAGGTATGCTCCAGAATACATTTCAGGCGGAAGCAGCAGCGGTTCGGCGGCATCGCTCGCCTATGAACTCTGCAGTTTCGCCCTCGGCACCGATACGGCGGGCTCCGGGCGCGTTCCCGCGGCATTCAACAAGCTGGTAGGCGTCAAGCCGACGCGCGGTCTGCTCAGCACAAACGGGGTCATTCCCGCTTGCCGAAGCCTCGACTGCGTCAGCATCTTTGCGCTAGATATTGAAGACGCGAAAATGGTCTTGAACGTCGCACAAGGAGAAGATCCCGAAGACCCGTATTCCAGGGAAGCTCCATGGAACGCCAATGCGGAACTGCGTGCGAGACTCACCGAAAAATGGACCTTCGGCGTGCCCGACACGTTAGAGTTTTTCGGCAACGAGGGCTACCGAGAAGCATTCGAAAAAGCAGTTTGCGCATTCGAAAGGGCTGGCGGTACAAAGGTCGTCGTCCCGTTCGAACCCTTCCTGAAAGCGGCGAGGCTTCTCTACGAAGGTCCATGGGTTTTCGAACGCTACAATGCCGTCGGAAAATTCATCGAGGAGCATTCGGACGAAATTCATCCGGTAACCAAGGCAATCATATCGCCTAAACAAATTCCGCATCCGTCAGAAGTCTTCGAAGGCTTCCATAAGTTGCAAGCATATAAGAAAATTACAGATAAAATAATATCGTCGGTCGATTTTCTGCTTACACCGACCGCAGGGACCATCTACAAGACGGACGAAGTCGAAAGCAACCCCATCGCGTTGAATTCCAATCTGGGTTACTACACCAACTATATGAACCTGCTGGATTATTCGGCTCTCGCCATCCCCGCTGAAGACGCTACAGGCAAAGACGAAAACGCAACGAGCCTTCCGTTTGGCGTAACGCTCGTGGGCAAGGCTTTCGACGATTACAAGCTGCTCGATGCCGCCGAAGCGGCTAAGCCCTTCCTTGAAAAAAGAATACCGCTTGCCGTCTGTGGCGCCCACCTCAGAGGATGCCGGCTCTATTGGGAGCTTTCGCGCGCAACCTTCCTGAAAGGCACTAGAACAGCTCCCGAATACAGGATGTTTACTTTCAACGATCACGGTATTCAAAAGCCCGCACTCGTCTCCTGCCCTAAAGGAGAAGGGCACAGTTTCTACATCGAAATCTACGGGCTCACCGCAGAGGACTTCGGCAATTTTGTAAGCCGCATTCCGAAACCGCTTTGCATCGGCAAAATCAAGACAATCGACGGGACACTTGTTTCGGGATTCCTTTCCGACACCTCTATGGGTGAGTGGATTTACGACAAGAAGGCTGTCGATATCTCGGAGTACGGTGACTGGAGAAAGTATATCGCGGCTACAAAGAAGTAG
- a CDS encoding DNA alkylation repair protein, with the protein MTPAELVKRLLAEQDLKYRDFHASLLPNIDKKTIIGVRVPTMRKIAKEFADSAKGSARIAGSAAGSATDSTVAKSVPTDVAKFLDKLPHKYFEENQVHLFVVERIKDFDDCLHRIEQFLPYIDNWAVCDGKSPKALLKDEARFVSCIEKWLKSKHPYTVRFGVNMLMNFFLDERFDKKFSKWVAAIDENLFDDDSTGAAQPQKQAASVNAARPTDRYYVQMVIAWYMATALAKQWDATFPYIKGRKLSPWIHAKTIQKACESYRITSEQKEILRGLK; encoded by the coding sequence ATGACTCCCGCCGAACTTGTCAAGCGCCTGTTGGCCGAACAGGATTTAAAGTACCGCGACTTTCATGCGTCGCTGTTGCCGAACATCGACAAGAAAACGATTATCGGCGTGCGCGTGCCTACCATGCGAAAAATCGCGAAAGAGTTCGCGGATTCTGCAAAGGGCTCCGCGAGGATTGCTGGTTCTGCGGCTGGATCTGCGACGGATTCAACGGTTGCAAAATCCGTGCCGACTGATGTCGCCAAATTTTTAGACAAGCTCCCGCACAAATACTTCGAAGAAAACCAGGTGCACCTTTTTGTGGTCGAGCGCATCAAGGATTTTGACGATTGCCTGCATCGCATCGAGCAGTTTTTGCCCTACATCGACAACTGGGCCGTATGCGACGGTAAATCGCCAAAGGCTTTGCTTAAGGACGAGGCGCGGTTCGTGTCGTGCATCGAAAAATGGCTCAAGTCAAAGCACCCTTACACGGTTCGCTTCGGCGTGAACATGCTCATGAACTTTTTCCTGGACGAGCGATTCGACAAGAAGTTTTCGAAGTGGGTCGCGGCTATCGACGAAAACCTTTTCGATGATGATTCGACGGGGGCAGCACAGCCCCAGAAGCAGGCCGCATCGGTAAACGCCGCCCGTCCCACCGACCGCTACTACGTGCAGATGGTCATCGCCTGGTACATGGCGACGGCGCTTGCCAAGCAGTGGGACGCAACATTCCCCTACATCAAGGGCCGCAAACTTTCGCCCTGGATCCACGCAAAAACCATCCAGAAAGCCTGCGAAAGCTACCGCATCACATCGGAGCAAAAAGAAATCCTGCGTGGGTTGAAATAG
- a CDS encoding glycoside hydrolase yields the protein MMGIGKDFKVSGVALAAFCLAGLFAPAHAQTKVVVDPGKKYQVFEGWGTSLCWWAVKAGAWSEANRSKLLGAIADPDTGLGYTIFRYNIGGGDQPGHNHLTKGDGGANVPGYKPTEKGDFDWTADPYQRTIAVELSKRVKDPIFEAFSNSPPWWMTKSGCVSGSSDGSDNLKEDYFDDFADYLSEVALHFKKEWGITFRTVEPFNEPSAGWWKSNGGQEGCGFKNNQTKMIVELGKALQKKGLFPETSVSAADETNIGDALNQFNKYSSEALSYMFQVNTHSYSGGDNRAKLFNAAFAKDKKVWQSETGPLHKSGDENIALWMAGVILADLRDMKASAWVDWQIGDPAENWRSLALNHSKQTFSPNARYYMHAAFSRYIRPGSRIIDSDNGNTLAALREDGALVLVVRNSGSSDVRYEFDLRGFDKIGASAKVVRFELPGSLTTQSDIAVSGKTLSMTAKSNTITTMVIDGAEGGVCKPDSIIPYSKINNNEGWSTATDISLSKGDSLSIGPHPWEGGRWVWSGPNNFTSTNREIHIGKMDGTMSGYYKAVHTNASGCEGSVTFKVVVDDPAHPFVEPDTTKQDSTRDSSSVALRDFGMYRQEMFRPGEPLQLFDMQGRFLGTLPAGSWQAENIAASVRQHFKQAGTFLIRQGVQMHRIQVH from the coding sequence ATGATGGGTATTGGTAAAGATTTTAAAGTCTCGGGCGTGGCCCTTGCCGCGTTCTGTTTAGCAGGTTTATTTGCCCCTGCGCATGCACAGACTAAGGTCGTTGTGGACCCCGGCAAAAAGTATCAGGTTTTCGAGGGCTGGGGCACGAGTCTCTGCTGGTGGGCCGTAAAGGCGGGCGCCTGGAGCGAGGCGAACCGCAGCAAGCTTCTGGGTGCGATTGCCGACCCGGACACGGGTCTGGGCTACACGATTTTCCGCTACAACATCGGCGGCGGCGACCAGCCGGGCCATAATCACCTCACGAAGGGCGACGGCGGCGCGAACGTTCCCGGCTACAAGCCTACCGAAAAGGGCGATTTCGACTGGACGGCAGACCCGTACCAGCGCACGATCGCGGTTGAACTTTCCAAGCGCGTAAAGGACCCGATTTTCGAGGCGTTCAGCAATTCGCCCCCGTGGTGGATGACCAAGAGCGGTTGCGTCTCGGGCTCTAGCGACGGTAGCGACAACCTCAAGGAAGACTATTTCGACGACTTCGCGGACTACCTCTCCGAAGTGGCGCTGCACTTCAAGAAGGAATGGGGAATTACGTTCCGCACGGTGGAACCGTTCAACGAGCCGAGTGCCGGCTGGTGGAAATCGAACGGCGGGCAGGAAGGTTGCGGCTTCAAGAACAACCAGACGAAAATGATTGTGGAACTCGGCAAGGCGCTTCAGAAGAAGGGCCTGTTCCCGGAGACTTCGGTGAGTGCCGCCGACGAGACGAACATTGGCGATGCCTTGAACCAGTTCAACAAGTACAGTTCCGAAGCGCTTTCTTACATGTTCCAGGTGAACACGCACAGCTATTCCGGCGGCGACAACCGCGCCAAACTTTTCAATGCGGCGTTCGCGAAAGACAAGAAGGTGTGGCAGTCCGAAACGGGACCGCTTCACAAGAGCGGCGACGAGAACATTGCACTCTGGATGGCGGGCGTGATTCTTGCGGACCTGCGCGACATGAAGGCGAGCGCCTGGGTGGACTGGCAGATTGGCGACCCGGCCGAGAACTGGCGTAGCCTCGCGCTGAACCACAGCAAGCAGACTTTCAGCCCGAATGCGCGCTACTACATGCATGCCGCATTCAGCCGCTACATCCGTCCGGGCTCGCGCATTATCGACAGCGATAACGGCAATACGCTCGCGGCGCTGCGAGAAGATGGCGCCTTGGTGCTCGTGGTTCGTAACAGCGGCTCAAGCGACGTGAGGTATGAATTCGACTTGCGCGGGTTTGACAAAATCGGCGCAAGCGCGAAGGTGGTACGGTTCGAATTGCCGGGCAGTTTAACGACGCAATCCGATATTGCGGTGTCGGGGAAGACGCTCTCGATGACGGCGAAGTCCAACACGATTACCACGATGGTGATTGACGGCGCCGAAGGTGGCGTCTGCAAGCCGGATTCCATTATTCCGTATTCGAAGATCAACAATAACGAAGGTTGGTCCACCGCAACTGATATCTCGCTTTCCAAGGGCGATTCGCTTTCGATTGGCCCGCACCCGTGGGAAGGCGGGCGCTGGGTATGGAGCGGCCCGAACAACTTTACCTCCACGAACCGCGAAATCCACATCGGCAAGATGGACGGCACCATGAGTGGCTACTACAAGGCGGTCCACACGAACGCCTCGGGCTGCGAGGGCTCCGTGACCTTCAAGGTCGTCGTAGACGATCCGGCGCACCCCTTCGTGGAACCGGATACCACCAAACAGGATTCGACGAGAGATTCGTCGTCGGTAGCGCTGCGCGATTTCGGAATGTACAGGCAGGAAATGTTCCGTCCAGGCGAACCTTTGCAATTATTCGACATGCAAGGGCGCTTCCTCGGCACACTGCCGGCAGGCTCCTGGCAGGCTGAAAACATCGCAGCATCGGTCCGCCAGCATTTCAAGCAGGCGGGAACGTTCCTGATTCGTCAGGGAGTACAGATGCACCGCATCCAGGTGCATTAA
- a CDS encoding M48 family metalloprotease, which produces MILVAVLVIEVMARLALEIRERRLSQLRGGVFAVLRLIPLVNDIVPLPENRREPTENEFVRKHEEGHSELRHGILRNLAKVALLLLAVWLFAFLLASRGMSLVEAVLWLHLAAIPFRTVFHLYCWHQEYEADRYAFEKLGKKVAKAAMRDLAVSEIPYTKLFAVIYREHPTVAIRSQKILNKEIKAGQGRAA; this is translated from the coding sequence GTGATACTCGTTGCGGTCCTCGTGATCGAGGTGATGGCTCGGCTTGCTTTGGAAATTCGCGAGCGGAGGCTTTCGCAGTTGCGTGGCGGTGTATTTGCCGTGCTCCGCCTGATTCCGCTGGTGAACGATATCGTGCCGTTGCCGGAGAATCGCAGGGAACCTACCGAGAATGAATTTGTCCGAAAGCACGAGGAAGGCCATTCGGAGTTGCGGCACGGCATCTTGCGGAATTTGGCGAAGGTCGCTTTGCTGTTGCTTGCCGTGTGGCTCTTTGCCTTTCTGCTGGCGAGTCGCGGAATGTCGCTTGTGGAAGCGGTTCTGTGGCTGCACCTGGCGGCAATCCCGTTCCGTACGGTATTCCACTTGTATTGCTGGCATCAGGAATACGAGGCGGACCGTTACGCCTTCGAGAAACTTGGCAAGAAAGTAGCGAAGGCCGCGATGCGCGACCTTGCCGTAAGCGAGATTCCCTATACGAAGCTTTTTGCGGTAATTTACCGCGAGCACCCGACCGTTGCGATTCGCAGTCAGAAAATCCTGAACAAGGAAATCAAGGCAGGGCAGGGTCGCGCCGCTTAA
- a CDS encoding DUF4954 family protein, protein MQRLLKLKKVLKNSVLASSVENFKTIRASMSKYRPLTEAEIQVLERNGNRSESWAKVMVENDFDPNRIIRSSFMGEVYLPRFFGTLLLPGDVSFPTGIYDSLVHNCLVENALVHKVAMLSNILVRSSSVVQNVGSIVSSGKISYMVGNAMHVGNEMGGRSVLVFPEINMELVDLQLFHKPEPDVATAFAEQLKAYREETALSFGIVGKGAVICNTNIIRNSWIGAHARIEGAEKIRNSVVLSSLEEPSHVYDSVILENSNVQMGVTIHTGAEVQGSVLMSRTTVACKAIVKSSIIAPCCHIEEGEVNSSYMGPMTQMHHHSLLIAALWPDGCGNLGYGANVGSNHTGRMPDQEVMPGQGMFFGLGVNVKFPANYRESPFTLIASGLTTLPQRVKFPFSLIKPGDPQLNGIAPRLNEIVPGWNYANNAYALDRNLYKYSIRGKGFVPASFYTIFSPDTLRYVYDAYQRLQVTEVRDFYTKEHIDGLGENFLRERVRQKAIKIYREYLERYALEQVITLVVNDPNLQSQPVKELRRLSTNDANKDVMRTVVLPETFDELLKRYRQLEKDWFERVTHGLDKDNDRGRKIFDDYDDAHPVDRGFTEWEKNRVEDKLRRLASIVKTAKAE, encoded by the coding sequence ATGCAACGCTTGCTCAAATTGAAAAAAGTGCTCAAGAATAGTGTTTTGGCGTCCTCCGTCGAAAATTTCAAGACGATCCGGGCGTCAATGTCCAAATACCGTCCATTGACCGAGGCCGAGATTCAGGTTCTCGAAAGGAACGGCAACCGTTCCGAGTCGTGGGCGAAGGTCATGGTCGAAAACGACTTCGACCCGAACCGCATTATTCGGAGCTCGTTCATGGGCGAGGTTTACTTGCCGCGCTTTTTCGGGACACTCCTGTTGCCGGGTGACGTGTCTTTCCCGACGGGTATTTACGACAGCCTGGTGCATAACTGTCTCGTGGAGAACGCTCTTGTCCACAAGGTGGCGATGCTCAGCAACATTCTGGTACGCAGCAGTTCGGTGGTGCAGAACGTGGGCTCAATCGTGAGCAGCGGAAAGATCAGCTACATGGTCGGCAACGCGATGCACGTGGGTAACGAGATGGGCGGTCGCAGCGTTCTCGTGTTCCCCGAAATCAATATGGAGCTGGTGGACCTGCAGCTTTTCCACAAGCCGGAGCCCGATGTCGCGACGGCGTTCGCGGAGCAGCTCAAGGCATACCGCGAAGAGACCGCACTTTCTTTCGGCATTGTCGGGAAGGGTGCGGTTATCTGCAATACGAACATTATTCGTAACAGCTGGATCGGTGCGCATGCGCGTATCGAGGGCGCCGAGAAGATCCGTAACTCGGTGGTGCTTTCGTCGCTCGAGGAACCGAGCCACGTGTACGATTCCGTGATTCTTGAAAATTCGAACGTGCAGATGGGCGTGACGATCCATACGGGCGCGGAGGTGCAGGGTTCTGTGCTGATGAGCCGTACGACGGTTGCCTGCAAGGCGATCGTGAAGTCGTCGATTATCGCTCCGTGTTGCCATATTGAAGAAGGCGAGGTGAACAGTTCGTACATGGGCCCCATGACGCAGATGCATCACCATTCGCTTTTGATTGCGGCGCTCTGGCCCGACGGATGTGGCAACCTGGGCTACGGCGCGAACGTGGGTAGCAACCATACCGGCCGTATGCCCGATCAGGAAGTGATGCCCGGACAGGGAATGTTTTTTGGGCTCGGCGTAAATGTCAAGTTCCCCGCGAATTACCGCGAGTCGCCCTTTACGCTGATTGCTTCGGGACTTACGACGCTCCCACAACGGGTCAAGTTCCCGTTCTCGCTGATCAAGCCGGGGGACCCGCAGCTGAACGGCATTGCTCCGCGGCTGAATGAAATTGTGCCTGGCTGGAATTATGCGAATAACGCCTATGCGCTCGACCGCAACCTTTACAAGTATTCCATTCGTGGCAAGGGGTTCGTGCCGGCTTCGTTCTATACGATTTTCAGTCCCGATACGTTGCGCTATGTATACGACGCCTACCAGCGCCTGCAGGTGACGGAAGTTCGCGATTTCTACACCAAGGAACATATCGACGGGCTTGGCGAAAACTTCCTTCGCGAACGCGTGCGCCAGAAGGCGATCAAGATTTACCGCGAGTACTTGGAACGCTATGCGCTGGAACAGGTGATAACCCTGGTGGTGAACGATCCGAATTTGCAGTCGCAACCGGTCAAGGAACTGCGTCGCCTTTCGACCAACGATGCCAACAAGGACGTGATGCGCACGGTGGTGCTTCCCGAGACGTTCGACGAGTTGCTGAAGCGTTACCGCCAGCTTGAAAAGGACTGGTTTGAACGCGTGACGCACGGCCTCGACAAGGACAACGATCGTGGCCGAAAGATTTTCGACGACTACGATGACGCGCATCCCGTGGACAGGGGATTTACCGAATGGGAAAAGAACCGAGTCGAAGATAAGCTGCGCCGTTTGGCGTCTATCGTGAAGACGGCCAAGGCGGAATGA
- a CDS encoding glycosyltransferase — protein MVQKVLVIGSVYPRFHEDAEVPWLRTSLAHLKKAGLDIQVLAPAYKGLKSHEIDGIKVNRFRYAPANWEMLTHEEGAPSKMASKPWLQLLAIPYIISGFFKCIKICRKWKPDIIHAHWPFPHAYIALGAAKLFRIPLVLNFHGAELLLIRKKKWVKPLLKFAIGQAQAVFANSSFTASKIKALRNVDVEWSPYGTTLEGGSLPLASATASATPSSGRTALSDPSLSAHGHQGGDTPQRPVPHPINGKFKILFVGRHIERKGIRYLIEAAKYLPRDQFEIRIVGVGDLTKQLKMQADALCDHNGKSPVASFSTNGRESSRCGSDDALNSEAAPPAEIIFTGKLSPEALANEYKTANVFTLPAIVDSKGDTEGLGVVLIEAMELGLPIVASNVGGIPDVVVDGVSGILVPEKDPEALASAYKRLAAEPELVKHLLAGSRKRIAECFTWDGIIERQIAVYNKLSK, from the coding sequence ATGGTCCAGAAAGTTCTCGTCATCGGGTCCGTCTATCCGCGTTTTCACGAAGACGCCGAAGTCCCCTGGCTGCGTACCTCCCTTGCGCACCTCAAGAAAGCGGGCCTCGACATCCAGGTTCTCGCCCCCGCATACAAAGGCCTTAAGAGCCACGAAATCGACGGCATCAAGGTGAACCGTTTCCGCTATGCGCCCGCCAACTGGGAAATGCTCACCCACGAAGAAGGCGCCCCCAGCAAGATGGCAAGCAAGCCCTGGCTGCAGCTACTCGCGATCCCTTACATCATCAGCGGATTCTTCAAGTGCATCAAGATCTGTCGCAAGTGGAAGCCCGACATCATCCACGCACATTGGCCGTTCCCGCACGCCTACATCGCCCTCGGTGCCGCCAAGCTGTTCAGAATCCCGCTGGTCCTCAATTTCCACGGGGCGGAACTCCTGCTCATCCGCAAGAAAAAGTGGGTGAAGCCGCTCCTGAAATTCGCCATCGGCCAGGCGCAAGCCGTATTCGCAAATTCAAGTTTTACCGCAAGTAAAATCAAGGCCCTCCGCAATGTCGATGTGGAATGGAGCCCGTATGGCACGACTCTAGAAGGGGGAAGTCTCCCCCTCGCTTCTGCCACGGCATCCGCTACCCCCTCTAGCGGGCGGACAGCACTTAGCGATCCATCGCTTAGTGCGCATGGCCACCAGGGTGGGGACACCCCGCAACGCCCCGTACCGCACCCGATAAACGGTAAGTTCAAGATTCTTTTTGTCGGGCGCCATATCGAACGCAAGGGCATTCGCTACCTCATCGAGGCCGCCAAGTACCTGCCACGCGACCAGTTCGAAATCCGCATCGTCGGCGTCGGCGACCTCACCAAGCAGCTGAAGATGCAGGCAGATGCATTGTGTGATCACAATGGGAAATCCCCAGTCGCGTCATTCTCGACCAACGGGAGGGAATCCAGTAGATGCGGATCCGACGATGCCTTAAATAGCGAAGCCGCACCTCCTGCAGAAATCATTTTTACCGGCAAACTTTCGCCCGAAGCGCTCGCGAACGAATACAAGACCGCTAACGTCTTCACGCTCCCGGCGATTGTCGACAGCAAGGGCGACACCGAGGGCCTCGGCGTCGTCCTCATCGAGGCCATGGAACTCGGCCTCCCCATCGTCGCAAGCAACGTGGGCGGCATCCCCGATGTCGTCGTGGACGGCGTCTCGGGAATCCTCGTTCCCGAAAAAGACCCCGAGGCCCTCGCAAGCGCCTACAAGCGCCTCGCCGCCGAGCCCGAGCTTGTAAAGCACCTGCTCGCCGGCTCCCGTAAGCGCATCGCCGAATGCTTCACCTGGGACGGCATCATCGAGCGCCAAATCGCAGTCTACAACAAGCTCTCGAAATAA